A genomic segment from Alistipes senegalensis JC50 encodes:
- the mnmG gene encoding tRNA uridine-5-carboxymethylaminomethyl(34) synthesis enzyme MnmG: MTLDYDIIVIGGGHAGCEAASAAARLGSRTLLLTMDMGKMASMSCNPAVGGVAKGQIVREIDALGGQMGRITDLTTVQFRMLNRSKGAAMWSPRAQCDKTRFSEEWRHTLENTRNLYIWQDAATELLFDDALRTDSARPATPCAEADPNRDNLRSAAQTHRITGVRTRMGVEFTCRAVVLTSGTFLGGLMHCGASHAEGGRAGDAASHGITECLRRIGFESGRMKTGTPARLDARTIDFERLEPQYGDENPAKFSFSPDTQPVKDQLPCFLVYTSTEVHDILRSGFDQSPLFNGTIRGIGPRYCPSIEDKLRTFADKDQHQLFLEPEGRTTNEYYLNGFSSSLPWEVQWKALHKIQGFEDLHIYRPGYAIEYDYFPPTQLHHSLETKLVSGLYFAGQVNGTTGYEEAAAQGLMAGINAHRALAGEEPIVLKRDEAYIGVLIDDLVTKGVDEPYRMFTSRAEYRILLRQDNADIRLTPLGYEIGLIPQKRYDHFVKKNTLVESLVEFARRQSIKAAEINDYLKSVNSEPLTQGRKLYDILMRNNVTFESLQRVLPKLKKFIADNEMNAEMIEEAEIQIKYKGYIEREKFIAEKLRRLENIAIPSDFDFHSMNSLTIEARQKLSRIRPTTIGQASRIPGVSPADVNVLLIKFGR, translated from the coding sequence ATGACACTCGATTACGACATCATCGTCATCGGCGGCGGACACGCCGGATGCGAAGCCGCCTCGGCCGCCGCACGGTTGGGATCGCGCACGCTGCTGCTCACGATGGACATGGGCAAAATGGCCTCCATGTCGTGCAACCCGGCAGTCGGAGGAGTGGCCAAAGGTCAGATTGTCAGAGAGATAGATGCATTGGGCGGTCAGATGGGCCGCATCACCGACCTGACGACCGTCCAGTTCCGGATGCTCAATCGTTCGAAAGGCGCCGCGATGTGGAGTCCCCGGGCGCAATGCGACAAAACCCGCTTCTCGGAGGAGTGGCGGCATACGCTGGAAAACACCCGAAACCTCTATATCTGGCAGGATGCGGCGACCGAACTGCTGTTCGACGACGCCCTGCGCACGGATTCTGCACGACCGGCCACCCCGTGCGCAGAAGCGGACCCGAACCGGGACAACCTCCGGTCCGCCGCGCAAACGCACCGTATCACGGGGGTCCGGACCCGCATGGGCGTCGAATTCACCTGCCGCGCCGTCGTGCTCACCTCGGGAACTTTCCTCGGAGGACTGATGCACTGCGGCGCTTCGCACGCCGAAGGCGGCAGGGCGGGGGACGCCGCTTCGCACGGAATCACCGAGTGCCTTCGCCGAATCGGTTTCGAAAGCGGACGCATGAAAACCGGGACCCCGGCGCGTCTCGATGCCCGGACCATCGACTTCGAACGGCTCGAACCCCAGTACGGCGACGAAAATCCGGCCAAATTCTCGTTTTCACCTGATACACAGCCGGTTAAAGACCAACTTCCTTGTTTTTTGGTCTATACCTCCACCGAGGTTCACGACATCCTGCGCAGCGGTTTCGACCAATCGCCCCTGTTCAACGGAACCATCCGCGGCATCGGTCCGCGCTACTGCCCCTCGATCGAAGACAAACTCCGAACTTTCGCCGATAAGGACCAACATCAGCTCTTTCTGGAACCCGAAGGACGCACGACCAATGAATACTATCTCAACGGTTTTTCATCGTCGCTGCCCTGGGAAGTGCAATGGAAAGCGTTGCATAAGATTCAGGGATTCGAAGATTTGCACATCTATCGCCCCGGATACGCCATCGAATACGACTATTTTCCGCCCACGCAGCTGCACCATTCCCTCGAAACCAAGCTGGTTTCGGGACTCTATTTCGCCGGACAGGTCAACGGAACGACCGGTTACGAAGAAGCCGCAGCTCAGGGGCTGATGGCCGGCATCAATGCACACCGGGCGCTGGCAGGGGAGGAGCCTATCGTACTGAAACGCGACGAAGCCTACATCGGTGTGCTGATCGACGATCTGGTAACCAAAGGAGTTGACGAACCTTACCGGATGTTCACCTCGCGGGCCGAGTATCGTATCCTGCTCCGGCAGGACAATGCCGACATCCGACTTACTCCGTTAGGATACGAAATCGGACTGATTCCGCAGAAAAGATACGACCATTTCGTCAAAAAAAATACGCTCGTAGAATCGCTTGTAGAGTTCGCACGCCGGCAGAGCATCAAAGCAGCCGAAATCAACGACTATTTGAAATCGGTAAATTCAGAGCCTTTGACGCAGGGCAGGAAGCTCTACGACATCCTGATGCGCAACAATGTCACCTTCGAATCGCTGCAAAGAGTTCTTCCGAAGCTGAAAAAATTCATCGCCGATAATGAAATGAACGCCGAAATGATCGAGGAGGCGGAGATACAGATCAAGTACAAAGGCTATATCGAACGCGAGAAATTCATCGCCGAAAAACTCCGTCGCCTCGAAAATATCGCCATTCCGAGCGATTTCGACTTTCATTCGATGAATTCGCTGACCATCGAAGCCCGTCAAAAACTCTCGCGGATTCGGCCGACAACGATAGGGCAGGCGTCGAGAATTCCCGGAGTTTCCCCAGCCGACGTGAATGTTTTACTAATAAAATTCGGTCGATAA
- the ybeY gene encoding rRNA maturation RNase YbeY, whose product MAVRYYTDDCSYRLPQKRLTARWLHEVAQAEGYTLGDVTYIFCSAQRLLEMNRQYLGHDYFTDVITFDYSDRKGTRIVSGDIFIDVETVADNARQYGFTALQEMRRVVVHGVLHLCGQGDKTPRTNAQMHRKEDKYLKFWENFAK is encoded by the coding sequence ATGGCTGTCAGATACTATACCGACGACTGCTCCTACCGCCTCCCGCAGAAACGCCTCACGGCCCGATGGCTGCACGAGGTGGCACAGGCCGAAGGCTATACGCTGGGCGATGTCACCTATATCTTCTGCTCGGCGCAGCGCCTGCTGGAGATGAACCGCCAATACCTCGGGCACGACTACTTCACCGACGTTATCACCTTCGATTACAGCGACCGCAAAGGCACACGGATCGTTTCGGGCGACATCTTCATCGATGTCGAGACCGTGGCCGACAATGCCCGTCAATACGGCTTCACGGCGTTGCAGGAGATGCGCAGGGTAGTGGTCCACGGGGTGCTGCACCTCTGCGGTCAGGGCGACAAGACCCCCCGTACCAATGCGCAGATGCACCGCAAGGAGGATAAATACCTGAAATTCTGGGAGAACTTTGCAAAATAA
- a CDS encoding murein hydrolase activator EnvC family protein, with protein MRPFRTLTLVFLLFAFAAAAQHDSRIEAQKKVIAALEKRIASEEQEISKLQKGRSATEEQVRRLARQIDSRNQLLDETEKQARLLREEIARTDSVAGNLSATLERDRAQYGEMVREAYRNYKHNNYLTFLFSSRDFADVARKITALREVASLRERKLRDIEELTVQVRHEKEELDLRKRSLDSVTRSLSAQRAKLQRDARNAKASIRSLSQKEKQALQRKMSQEQQLGVAISELRKLTKGNTEGASFSTKTSGLRLPVTAGRVKRYKENMAEITGPKGAHVISIYDGKVVDIKRNRITNKYDVYVAHGEYITSYANLGTICVEKDQKVARNAQLGTIGSSVNVMTMETEYKLVFGIYPPNPGQKMRAEDCFK; from the coding sequence ATGAGACCCTTCCGCACACTGACCCTCGTCTTCCTGCTCTTCGCCTTTGCGGCCGCCGCCCAGCACGACAGCCGCATCGAGGCGCAGAAAAAGGTCATCGCGGCCCTCGAAAAGCGGATCGCCTCCGAGGAGCAGGAGATCTCCAAGCTCCAAAAGGGCCGCTCGGCCACCGAAGAGCAGGTCCGCCGTCTGGCGCGTCAGATCGACTCCCGGAACCAGCTGCTCGACGAAACCGAGAAGCAGGCCCGCCTGCTGCGCGAGGAGATAGCCCGCACGGACAGCGTGGCCGGCAATCTCTCGGCGACGCTCGAACGCGACCGTGCCCAATACGGGGAGATGGTGCGCGAAGCCTACCGCAACTACAAGCACAACAACTATTTGACCTTCCTTTTCTCGTCGCGCGACTTCGCGGACGTAGCCCGCAAGATCACCGCGCTGCGCGAAGTCGCCTCGCTGCGCGAACGCAAACTGCGCGACATCGAGGAACTGACCGTTCAGGTGCGTCACGAAAAGGAGGAGCTCGACCTCCGCAAACGGTCGCTCGACTCGGTGACGCGAAGCCTCTCGGCCCAGCGCGCAAAACTCCAGCGCGACGCCCGCAACGCCAAGGCCAGCATCCGTTCGCTGTCGCAGAAGGAGAAGCAGGCCCTCCAGCGCAAGATGTCGCAGGAACAGCAGCTGGGCGTGGCGATCAGCGAACTGCGCAAGCTCACGAAGGGCAACACCGAAGGCGCCTCGTTCTCGACGAAGACATCGGGACTGCGGCTTCCCGTCACGGCCGGGCGCGTGAAACGCTACAAGGAGAACATGGCCGAAATCACGGGTCCGAAGGGCGCCCACGTGATCTCGATCTACGACGGCAAGGTCGTTGACATCAAACGCAACCGCATCACCAACAAATACGACGTTTACGTGGCCCACGGCGAATACATAACCTCCTATGCCAACCTGGGGACGATCTGCGTCGAAAAGGACCAGAAAGTGGCGAGAAACGCACAGTTGGGAACCATCGGCTCGTCGGTCAACGTGATGACCATGGAAACCGAATACAAACTCGTCTTCGGCATCTACCCGCCCAATCCCGGGCAGAAGATGCGCGCCGAAGACTGTTTCAAGTGA
- a CDS encoding tetratricopeptide repeat protein, which produces MKRLTATTLFCLLFFSAFVAGKGPAETPGYPDSLRSVWLYTEGIKQNIIAGDTARARELFLEAVRNDSTYAPAWYELAGNLLNSSPEEAVEMARRAYRLDTANKWYHQFYGQALIISNRLDEALKVYRRLLENDPKDPDNYRIVAALYEQKRSPFMALATLDSAELRFGRIPLLSAMKRQMLVATNQIGKAIDEARAMVEAAPYEAQHHVVLADLYGLDGKDSLALAEYGRALQIDSTNVQTLMSLADFHTGRQDYRSLLAVTRKLFLSDALPLETKIKRFEQFTSDTRFYREYYFQLNDLASILAIRYPEDRRVVELYANHLIASGELEQALTLYKSRLGDRPPVEDFYRTVIDIETYLQHPDSVEKYVGKALELFPDKVDFHISKGHVMNSSKQYGQAVKAYKESLRYADTDSLRGVIWGMIGDTWHQQAAAGISEQDESRTAKEGRSGPYRKAMKECYKAYERSLAYRPDNPLVLNNYAYFLSLEERDLERALSMSSRVVALTDNNPTYLDTHAWVLFKLGRTDEAKKVLQKAVALDGQKSPELMVHYGDILHELGEQFMAEIYWKRALEKGYDARQIELRLKQPAKSSKTAE; this is translated from the coding sequence ATGAAACGCCTGACAGCGACAACGCTTTTCTGCCTGCTCTTCTTTTCGGCGTTCGTCGCCGGGAAGGGCCCTGCGGAAACGCCCGGATACCCCGATTCGCTGCGCAGCGTGTGGCTCTACACCGAGGGCATCAAGCAAAACATCATCGCGGGCGACACGGCCCGGGCCCGGGAACTGTTTCTCGAAGCGGTCCGCAACGACTCGACCTATGCCCCGGCGTGGTACGAACTGGCCGGGAACCTTCTGAATTCGTCGCCCGAAGAGGCCGTCGAAATGGCCCGCCGCGCCTACCGGCTCGACACCGCGAACAAATGGTACCACCAGTTCTACGGACAGGCGCTGATCATCTCCAACCGCCTCGACGAAGCGCTGAAAGTCTACCGCCGCCTGCTGGAGAACGACCCGAAGGACCCGGACAACTACCGCATCGTGGCGGCCCTCTACGAACAGAAACGGTCGCCGTTCATGGCCCTTGCGACGCTCGATTCGGCAGAGCTGCGTTTCGGACGCATCCCGCTGCTGAGCGCCATGAAACGTCAGATGCTGGTGGCCACGAACCAGATCGGCAAAGCCATCGACGAAGCCCGTGCGATGGTCGAAGCCGCACCCTACGAAGCGCAGCACCACGTCGTGCTGGCCGACCTCTACGGGCTCGACGGCAAGGACTCGCTGGCCCTCGCCGAGTACGGCCGGGCGTTGCAGATCGACTCCACGAACGTACAGACGCTGATGTCGCTGGCCGATTTCCACACCGGACGGCAGGATTACCGCTCGCTGCTGGCCGTCACCCGGAAACTGTTTCTCTCGGACGCCCTGCCGCTCGAAACGAAGATCAAGCGCTTCGAACAATTCACCTCCGACACGCGCTTCTACCGCGAATACTATTTCCAGCTGAACGACCTGGCCTCGATCCTGGCGATCCGCTATCCCGAGGATCGGCGCGTCGTGGAGCTCTACGCCAACCACCTGATCGCCTCGGGCGAACTGGAACAGGCCCTTACGCTCTACAAGAGCCGTCTCGGAGACCGTCCGCCCGTGGAGGACTTCTACCGGACGGTGATCGACATCGAAACCTATCTGCAACACCCCGATTCGGTGGAAAAATACGTCGGCAAGGCGCTGGAACTCTTCCCCGACAAGGTCGATTTCCACATCTCGAAAGGGCATGTGATGAACAGCTCGAAGCAGTACGGCCAGGCGGTCAAAGCCTACAAGGAGTCGCTCCGCTACGCCGACACCGACTCGCTGCGGGGCGTGATCTGGGGCATGATCGGCGACACGTGGCACCAGCAGGCCGCTGCGGGCATCTCCGAACAGGATGAGAGCCGCACGGCGAAGGAGGGCCGTTCGGGACCCTACCGCAAGGCCATGAAGGAGTGTTACAAGGCTTACGAGCGCAGCCTCGCGTACCGTCCCGACAACCCCTTGGTGCTCAACAACTACGCCTATTTCCTCTCGCTGGAGGAGCGCGATCTCGAACGGGCCCTTTCGATGTCGAGCCGCGTGGTGGCGCTCACCGACAACAATCCGACCTATCTGGACACCCATGCGTGGGTGCTTTTCAAGCTGGGACGCACGGACGAAGCCAAGAAGGTCCTGCAAAAGGCCGTGGCGCTCGACGGGCAGAAGAGTCCTGAACTGATGGTCCACTACGGCGACATCCTTCACGAGCTGGGCGAACAGTTCATGGCCGAAATCTACTGGAAACGCGCCCTCGAAAAGGGCTACGACGCCCGACAGATCGAACTGCGGCTGAAACAGCCCGCCAAAAGCTCCAAAACCGCCGAATAA
- the pheS gene encoding phenylalanine--tRNA ligase subunit alpha yields MTDKINELLRRVEEFKPKAAAEIEDFRIKILGKKGELTALMEEFKTVAPELKRELGQQLNRLKNEATERINTLREQLQNAAADNAARTDDLTRPGSAEHLGSRHPISLVKNQIVEVFSRLGYTVADGPEIEDDWHVFSALNFPPEHPARDMQDTFFVEKDPDILLRTHTSSIQVRTMERQKPPIRVICPGRVFRNEAISYRAHCIFHQIEGLYIDEGVSFADMKQSLLYFAKEVFGEQTVIRMRPSYFPFTEPSAEVDVSCNLCGGKGCPVCKGTGWLEIMGCGMVDPNVLKANGIDPEKYSGFAFGMGIERIAMLKYGVKDLRLYFENDVRFLHQFDEAL; encoded by the coding sequence ATGACCGACAAAATCAATGAACTCCTCCGACGAGTCGAGGAGTTTAAGCCCAAAGCCGCCGCCGAGATCGAGGATTTCCGCATCAAAATCCTCGGCAAGAAAGGCGAGCTGACCGCCCTGATGGAGGAGTTCAAGACGGTTGCCCCCGAGCTCAAACGCGAGTTGGGACAGCAGCTGAACCGCCTCAAAAACGAGGCCACGGAGCGCATCAACACCCTGCGCGAGCAGTTGCAGAACGCCGCGGCGGACAACGCCGCCCGGACGGACGACCTGACGCGCCCCGGATCGGCCGAACACCTCGGGTCGCGCCACCCGATTTCGTTGGTCAAGAACCAGATCGTCGAGGTCTTTTCCCGGCTGGGATACACCGTGGCCGACGGTCCGGAGATCGAGGACGACTGGCATGTCTTCTCGGCCCTGAACTTCCCGCCCGAGCACCCGGCGCGCGACATGCAGGACACGTTCTTCGTCGAGAAGGACCCCGACATCCTGCTGCGCACGCACACCTCGTCGATCCAGGTCCGCACGATGGAGCGCCAGAAGCCCCCCATCCGCGTCATCTGCCCCGGCCGCGTGTTCCGCAACGAGGCCATTTCGTACCGTGCGCACTGCATCTTCCACCAGATCGAGGGTCTCTACATCGACGAGGGAGTCTCGTTCGCCGACATGAAACAGTCGCTGCTCTACTTCGCCAAGGAGGTCTTCGGCGAGCAGACGGTGATCCGCATGCGCCCGTCGTATTTCCCCTTCACGGAGCCTTCGGCCGAAGTCGATGTTTCGTGCAACCTCTGCGGCGGCAAGGGATGCCCGGTCTGCAAAGGCACGGGGTGGCTGGAGATCATGGGCTGCGGCATGGTGGACCCGAACGTGCTGAAAGCCAACGGAATCGACCCCGAAAAGTACTCGGGATTCGCTTTCGGCATGGGTATTGAACGCATCGCCATGCTCAAATACGGCGTGAAGGACCTGCGTCTCTATTTCGAAAACGACGTGCGGTTCCTCCACCAGTTCGACGAAGCGCTCTAA
- a CDS encoding patatin-like phospholipase family protein has translation MLRKIGSFVLTCLLAALPASAQKVGVVMSGGGAKGLYHIGVLEALEENGVPIDYVAGTSMGSIIAAMYAAGYSPAEMREIVNSGVVREWVSGRIDPNRYMAYYRQLGSNPGFLSMRIDVESPAGKRLRAPRNLISSTQIDMALTELFAPATAAADGDFDRLMVPFLCVASDMNHRGPVVMRRGDLSEAVRSSISIPLVFKPMKVDSMLLYDGGIYDNFPWKPLDRNFRPDVIVGSICTEGNTPPSEQSNIMDQAFMLAMHDTDYTLPEGRSVTIRRAVDVNMLDFDQAETIMDAGYEDAMAAMPQLLEKVGERRDSAYYAGRREAFRAKCPPLIFNDYKLEGLKRTQREYIRDFVQVDRRTPGIQRPMGFEELKDNLFEVLAGGDFTMDFPVVRYDSLRKGYSFEARFETRPNFKITVGGNISSTAFNQAYIGVNHHWIGRVSQQLGADLYLGPIYTWGAVGGRTDFYAWKPIFLDYSYNFAVRNFRHGYFGNVTKVRNAEQVKNSESFFSTGVGMPLTHRSVLTLRANAGHINYRYDSDVLFADDTDHSRFSFFGLRAGVARNTLDKFLYPRRGSDLRLSAVFITGRDKYQPYDSGRFISRETRQWFGGRFTWDKFFDVPGISWFSFGINVDAVLTNHPRFRTASATLMSMPDYAPVSHMQMVYMPDFRARRFVAGGLMPTFDLMPNFFFRTGFYAMYRDKRDFNPLGESDRRWHCVAEASLVYHTPIGPVSLALTKYEVQNWKNMYLTFNFGYAIFAPKGTFY, from the coding sequence ATGTTGCGTAAAATCGGCTCATTTGTCCTGACGTGCCTGCTGGCCGCGCTCCCCGCCTCGGCCCAGAAGGTCGGGGTCGTGATGAGCGGCGGCGGTGCGAAGGGGCTTTACCATATCGGCGTTTTGGAAGCGCTCGAAGAGAACGGCGTGCCGATCGACTATGTGGCCGGAACCTCGATGGGCTCGATCATCGCCGCGATGTACGCCGCCGGATACTCCCCGGCCGAAATGCGGGAGATCGTCAACTCCGGCGTGGTCCGCGAGTGGGTGTCGGGGCGCATCGACCCCAACCGCTACATGGCCTACTACCGGCAGCTGGGGAGCAATCCCGGCTTCCTGAGCATGCGCATCGACGTTGAAAGCCCCGCCGGAAAGCGGCTGCGGGCACCCCGGAACCTGATCTCCTCGACGCAGATCGACATGGCCCTCACGGAACTGTTCGCTCCGGCGACGGCCGCGGCGGACGGTGATTTCGACCGCCTGATGGTCCCCTTCCTCTGCGTGGCCAGCGACATGAACCACCGCGGACCGGTGGTGATGCGCCGCGGCGACCTGAGCGAGGCGGTCCGTTCGTCGATATCTATTCCGCTGGTATTCAAACCCATGAAGGTCGATTCGATGCTGCTCTACGACGGTGGCATCTACGACAATTTCCCTTGGAAGCCCCTCGACCGGAATTTCCGGCCCGACGTGATCGTCGGGTCGATCTGCACCGAGGGCAACACCCCGCCCAGCGAGCAGAGCAACATCATGGACCAGGCTTTCATGCTGGCCATGCACGACACCGACTACACGCTGCCCGAGGGGCGCAGCGTCACGATCCGCCGCGCCGTGGATGTCAACATGCTCGACTTCGACCAGGCCGAAACGATCATGGACGCCGGTTACGAGGACGCTATGGCGGCGATGCCGCAGCTGCTCGAAAAGGTCGGGGAGCGGCGCGATTCGGCCTATTACGCCGGGCGCCGCGAGGCTTTCCGCGCGAAGTGTCCGCCGCTGATCTTCAACGACTACAAGCTCGAAGGGCTGAAACGCACCCAGCGGGAGTATATCCGCGATTTCGTGCAGGTGGACCGCCGCACGCCGGGCATCCAGCGGCCGATGGGCTTCGAGGAGCTGAAAGACAATCTCTTCGAGGTGCTTGCGGGCGGCGATTTCACGATGGATTTCCCCGTCGTGCGTTACGATTCGCTCCGGAAGGGCTATTCGTTCGAAGCCCGGTTCGAGACGCGGCCCAATTTCAAGATCACCGTCGGCGGAAACATCTCCTCGACGGCTTTCAACCAGGCTTACATCGGCGTCAACCACCATTGGATCGGCCGCGTGTCGCAGCAGCTGGGGGCCGACCTCTATCTGGGGCCCATCTACACGTGGGGTGCGGTCGGCGGCCGCACGGATTTCTACGCCTGGAAGCCGATTTTCCTCGACTATTCCTACAACTTCGCAGTCCGCAACTTCCGCCACGGCTACTTCGGCAACGTCACCAAGGTCCGCAATGCCGAGCAGGTCAAGAACAGCGAGAGCTTCTTCTCGACGGGCGTGGGAATGCCGCTGACCCACCGCAGCGTCCTGACGCTGCGCGCCAATGCCGGACACATCAACTACCGCTACGATTCGGACGTGCTGTTCGCCGACGACACCGACCATTCGCGCTTCTCGTTCTTCGGCCTGCGGGCCGGGGTCGCCCGCAATACGCTCGACAAGTTCCTCTATCCCCGGCGGGGTTCCGATCTGCGGCTTTCGGCTGTTTTTATCACCGGCCGCGACAAGTACCAGCCCTATGATTCGGGCCGTTTCATCTCGCGCGAAACCCGCCAGTGGTTCGGCGGGCGTTTCACCTGGGACAAGTTCTTCGACGTGCCGGGAATCAGCTGGTTTTCGTTCGGCATCAACGTGGATGCCGTTCTGACGAACCATCCGAGGTTCCGGACCGCATCGGCGACGCTGATGTCGATGCCCGACTACGCGCCCGTGTCGCATATGCAGATGGTCTACATGCCCGACTTCCGGGCCCGGCGCTTCGTGGCCGGCGGGCTGATGCCGACCTTCGACCTGATGCCCAACTTCTTCTTTCGCACGGGATTCTACGCCATGTACCGCGACAAGCGCGACTTCAATCCGCTCGGGGAGTCCGACCGGCGCTGGCATTGCGTCGCCGAGGCGTCGTTGGTCTACCATACGCCGATCGGTCCCGTGAGCCTCGCCCTGACGAAATACGAGGTGCAGAATTGGAAGAACATGTATCTGACCTTCAATTTCGGCTATGCGATCTTCGCCCCCAAAGGGACGTTCTATTGA
- a CDS encoding glycoside hydrolase family 125 protein — protein MLSAAAAVGASGPDYGTSNRPEASERLFTSQAVERQIERIRQTVTVPKLAWMFENCFPNTLDTTVHYRQDEEGEDDTFVYTGDIHAMWLRDSGAQVWPYLPLAREDEALRRLIRGVVRRQLKCLLTDPYANAFNDGPTGTGWQDDWTEMKPELHERKWELDSPCYVIRLAHGYWKATGDASVFDARWTEAMRLVLKTLRDQQRREGPGAYRFQRVTEDALDTQLKNGYGHPARPVGLIASSFRPSDDATTFPFLIPSNFFAVSSLRKAAEILRTVNRDETLASACETLADEVEQALKKHAVCDHPQFGKIYAFETDGFGNRLLMDDANVPSLLAMTYLGDIAQDDPVYRNTRRFVWSESNPYFFRGTAAEGIGGPHIGADMIWPMSLIMRALTSDDDAEIKRCVETLVNTDGGTGFMHESFHKDDPSNFTRPWFAWANTLFGELILRLADEGKTDLLNSIEVR, from the coding sequence ATGCTCTCCGCGGCGGCGGCCGTCGGCGCATCCGGCCCCGATTACGGGACATCCAACCGTCCGGAAGCCTCGGAGCGGCTCTTCACTTCGCAGGCCGTCGAACGGCAGATCGAACGCATCCGGCAGACGGTCACGGTTCCCAAGCTGGCATGGATGTTCGAAAACTGCTTCCCCAATACGCTCGACACCACCGTCCACTACCGTCAGGACGAAGAGGGCGAAGACGACACCTTTGTATATACGGGCGACATCCACGCCATGTGGCTGCGCGATTCGGGGGCGCAGGTGTGGCCCTACCTCCCGCTGGCACGCGAGGACGAAGCCCTGCGCCGGCTGATCCGGGGCGTCGTCCGCCGCCAGCTGAAATGCCTGCTGACGGACCCCTATGCCAACGCCTTCAACGACGGCCCCACCGGAACCGGCTGGCAGGACGACTGGACGGAGATGAAGCCCGAACTGCACGAACGCAAATGGGAGCTGGACTCCCCGTGTTACGTGATCCGACTGGCCCACGGCTACTGGAAAGCCACGGGCGACGCCTCGGTGTTCGACGCACGGTGGACCGAAGCCATGCGCCTCGTGCTGAAAACCCTGCGCGACCAGCAGCGCCGAGAAGGGCCGGGGGCGTACCGATTCCAGCGCGTGACCGAAGATGCACTGGACACCCAGCTCAAAAACGGATACGGACATCCGGCCAGACCCGTCGGACTCATCGCCTCGTCGTTCCGGCCGTCGGACGACGCCACGACCTTTCCGTTTCTGATTCCGTCCAATTTCTTCGCCGTCTCGTCGCTGCGCAAAGCTGCGGAGATCCTGCGCACGGTAAACCGCGACGAAACCCTGGCATCCGCCTGCGAAACGCTCGCCGACGAGGTCGAACAGGCCCTGAAAAAGCATGCCGTCTGCGACCATCCGCAGTTCGGGAAGATCTACGCTTTCGAAACAGACGGCTTCGGCAACCGCCTGCTGATGGACGATGCCAACGTCCCCAGCCTGCTCGCCATGACCTATCTGGGAGACATCGCGCAAGACGATCCCGTCTACCGGAACACCCGGCGTTTCGTATGGAGCGAATCGAACCCCTATTTCTTCCGGGGCACGGCGGCCGAAGGGATCGGCGGGCCGCATATCGGCGCCGACATGATCTGGCCCATGAGCCTGATCATGCGGGCTCTGACCAGCGACGACGACGCGGAGATCAAACGATGCGTCGAGACGCTCGTAAACACCGACGGGGGAACCGGATTCATGCACGAATCCTTTCACAAGGACGACCCTTCGAACTTCACCCGCCCCTGGTTCGCGTGGGCCAACACGCTTTTCGGCGAGTTGATCCTCCGGCTGGCCGACGAGGGCAAAACCGACCTGCTGAACAGCATCGAAGTGCGTTGA